The following are encoded together in the Nocardioides okcheonensis genome:
- a CDS encoding Wzz/FepE/Etk N-terminal domain-containing protein, which produces MQQPDTRPTPRVPFARALRHHAALVAVLLVLGAVGGWLYASTTPTTYTSTTRILVNPSVGNPFSSTPSSVRQDQETSLETEAQMVRSADVLGAVVERSTGLTVRGVSRRLQVSVPPSTQVLEISYSADDPELARQVADAVGEAYLANRDARFKQVQDDRVGRLESQTVRTVEDLRSATTAAQRGTPAQRAFNNELADALRNELVNLRAQRTALENLTAPSGTVVSPANEPSGPPLLATLVWPVAGGVAGLGIGCLLALLLERLRGVVRSAAEVRDAGLTVVAAVPRHHVWQRRAAAQRREQLDAAVRRVRTTVLALDPRPDVISVVGTGTDTSDASAAEALAGSFTRAGHRVVLVRPAQGPAAGELAVEQHGLAQLLLHQRLDVRDVLRPTVEPLLSVLDGGGLSSESRELLSAERLRAVLAPLVEEGNVVVIHVPTGDDAGPGDDEAYLGAADLGLVVVSAGRSRRRQVDALVRDAAATGSPRMALVVGRGDLRHPARPAREDQPTHSSAGRDASASSADDATARSRR; this is translated from the coding sequence ATGCAGCAGCCTGACACCCGTCCCACGCCCCGCGTCCCCTTCGCCCGGGCGCTGCGCCACCACGCCGCGCTGGTCGCGGTGCTCCTGGTGCTCGGCGCCGTCGGCGGCTGGCTCTACGCCTCCACGACGCCGACGACCTACACCAGCACCACCCGGATCCTGGTGAACCCGTCGGTCGGCAACCCGTTCTCCTCCACGCCGTCGTCGGTCCGCCAGGACCAGGAGACCAGCCTGGAGACCGAGGCCCAGATGGTGCGGTCCGCCGACGTCCTCGGCGCCGTCGTCGAGCGCAGCACCGGCCTGACGGTGCGCGGGGTCTCCCGCCGGCTCCAGGTGAGCGTCCCGCCCAGCACGCAGGTCTTGGAGATCTCCTACTCGGCCGACGACCCCGAGCTCGCCCGGCAGGTCGCCGACGCGGTCGGCGAGGCCTACCTCGCCAACCGCGACGCCCGCTTCAAGCAGGTGCAGGACGACCGCGTGGGGCGCCTGGAGTCGCAGACGGTCCGCACCGTCGAGGACCTCCGGTCGGCCACCACCGCCGCCCAGAGGGGCACCCCGGCCCAGCGCGCCTTCAACAACGAGCTCGCCGACGCCCTGCGCAACGAGCTGGTCAACCTCCGCGCCCAGCGCACCGCGCTGGAGAACCTCACCGCCCCCTCCGGGACGGTGGTGTCGCCCGCCAACGAGCCGTCCGGGCCGCCGCTCCTCGCCACCCTCGTGTGGCCGGTCGCCGGTGGCGTCGCCGGGCTCGGGATCGGGTGCCTCCTCGCCCTCCTGCTCGAGCGCCTGCGCGGCGTGGTCCGCTCCGCGGCCGAGGTACGCGACGCGGGCCTCACCGTGGTGGCCGCGGTGCCGCGCCACCACGTGTGGCAGAGGCGCGCCGCCGCGCAGCGTCGCGAGCAGCTCGACGCCGCGGTGCGGCGGGTCCGGACCACGGTGCTCGCGCTGGACCCGCGACCCGACGTGATCAGCGTCGTCGGCACCGGGACCGACACCTCGGACGCGAGCGCCGCCGAGGCGCTGGCCGGCTCGTTCACCCGTGCCGGTCACCGGGTGGTGCTGGTCCGGCCGGCCCAGGGCCCGGCCGCCGGCGAGCTGGCGGTCGAGCAGCACGGCCTCGCCCAGCTGCTCCTCCACCAGCGGCTCGACGTGCGCGACGTGCTCCGCCCGACCGTCGAGCCGCTGCTGAGCGTGCTCGACGGCGGCGGGCTCTCCTCCGAGAGCCGTGAGCTGCTCAGCGCCGAGCGGCTCCGCGCGGTGCTCGCCCCGCTCGTCGAGGAGGGCAACGTGGTCGTCATCCACGTGCCCACCGGCGACGACGCCGGTCCCGGCGACGACGAGGCCTACCTCGGCGCCGCCGACCTCGGCCTGGTCGTCGTCTCGGCCGGGCGCAGCCGCCGGCGGCAGGTCGACGCCCTGGTCCGCGACGCGGCCGCGACGGGCTCGCCGCGGATGGCGCTCGTGGTCGGGCGCGGCGACCTCCGCCACCCGGCGCGCCCGGCCCGCGAGGACCAGCCCACCCACTCGAGCGCCGGCCGCGACGCCTCCGCGTCGTCCGCCGACGACGCGACGGCGCGGTCGCGCCGGTGA